A part of Aminivibrio pyruvatiphilus genomic DNA contains:
- the pheA gene encoding prephenate dehydratase, whose translation MDKEKLQHFREKIDTLDRQIAGLIAERAETAREIGRAKGGAPVYDPVRENQVIERVLLACPDLDPEAVTRIYRELISLCRGVQHRPKAAFLGPEGSFSHEGVFAAFGGTVDTVPCASFPDVFSAVDKGLADWGVLPAENSLEGTVLPTMDAFASAAKDIVIHNEVSIKVDHVLASEGTAREDIREVLSHPQALGQCREWLRSNLPRVEQVPVASTSAAAAACAGRPERAAVCSALAAERCGLNILAEKIQDRGSNRTRFWVVGRGTPRRGERNKTSFLFNVEHKPGRLFYALEPLYENSLNLTHIQSRPLSGSPFEYYFFIDVEGFLEDEPVRKALDTMRERTAFLRLLGSYPCR comes from the coding sequence ATGGACAAGGAGAAGCTGCAGCATTTCCGGGAGAAGATCGACACTCTGGACAGGCAGATCGCCGGGCTCATCGCCGAGAGGGCGGAGACCGCCAGGGAGATCGGCAGGGCCAAGGGGGGCGCTCCCGTGTACGATCCCGTCAGGGAAAACCAGGTTATCGAGAGGGTGCTCCTCGCGTGCCCCGACCTGGACCCGGAGGCGGTGACCAGAATTTACCGGGAATTAATCTCCCTGTGCCGGGGAGTGCAGCACCGTCCGAAGGCGGCCTTCCTCGGGCCGGAGGGGTCTTTCTCCCACGAGGGAGTGTTCGCGGCCTTCGGCGGGACAGTGGATACCGTGCCGTGCGCCTCCTTCCCCGACGTCTTTTCCGCGGTGGACAAGGGCCTGGCCGACTGGGGCGTTCTTCCGGCGGAAAACTCGCTGGAGGGAACGGTTCTCCCTACCATGGACGCCTTTGCTTCGGCGGCGAAGGATATAGTGATACATAATGAAGTTTCTATTAAGGTTGACCACGTCCTCGCTTCGGAGGGGACAGCCCGGGAGGACATCCGGGAGGTTCTTTCCCACCCCCAGGCCCTGGGCCAGTGCAGGGAATGGCTCCGGTCGAACCTGCCCCGGGTGGAGCAGGTGCCCGTGGCCAGCACGAGTGCGGCTGCGGCGGCATGCGCCGGACGGCCCGAGCGGGCAGCCGTCTGCAGCGCCCTTGCAGCGGAGCGGTGCGGACTCAATATCCTCGCTGAAAAAATCCAGGACCGGGGAAGCAACAGGACCCGTTTCTGGGTGGTGGGGCGGGGTACGCCCCGGAGGGGGGAGCGGAACAAGACCTCGTTCCTGTTCAACGTGGAGCACAAGCCGGGACGATTGTTCTACGCCCTGGAGCCCCTCTACGAAAACAGCCTGAACCTGACCCACATCCAGTCCAGGCCACTCTCGGGGAGCCCCTTCGAGTATTATTTCTTCATCGACGTGGAAGGGTTCCTTGAGGATGAGCCGGTACGGAAGGCTCTCGATACCATGAGGGAGAGGACGGCCTTCCTGCGGCTGCTGGGCTCCTATCCCTGCCGGTGA
- the ilvN gene encoding acetolactate synthase small subunit, giving the protein MERTIGVVTEEGRGVFSRISGLMERRGFQVRGVTAGATQRPGMARYTLVIGGDERQAGQAVRQIRKMVETVTVEDLSAGGCVERCMMLLKFAPSPEEREALFEVMKGYPHSVSEDRGSSLIFEMMGPGVLLDDCLENVRGLGLVESVKSGPLALGTN; this is encoded by the coding sequence ATGGAACGGACCATAGGCGTAGTGACGGAGGAAGGACGAGGGGTTTTTTCCCGCATTTCGGGGCTCATGGAGCGCAGGGGATTCCAGGTCCGGGGCGTGACCGCCGGGGCGACCCAGCGCCCGGGAATGGCCCGGTACACCCTGGTGATCGGCGGGGATGAACGGCAGGCGGGCCAGGCCGTGCGCCAGATCCGGAAGATGGTGGAGACCGTGACGGTGGAGGATCTGAGCGCCGGCGGGTGCGTGGAGCGGTGCATGATGCTCCTGAAGTTCGCTCCGTCGCCGGAGGAGCGGGAGGCCCTTTTCGAGGTCATGAAGGGCTACCCTCATTCGGTGTCGGAGGACCGCGGCTCATCCCTCATCTTCGAGATGATGGGCCCCGGCGTCCTGCTGGACGACTGCCTTGAAAACGTGCGGGGCCTCGGCCTCGTGGAATCGGTGAAAAGCGGCCCCCTGGCCCTTGGAACGAACTGA
- the ilvC gene encoding ketol-acid reductoisomerase, which translates to MATVLYDRDANMKVLEGKTVAVLGYGSQGHAHAQNLRDSGVSVVVGLHEGSRSRAAAERDGFAVHSVDDAVKNADVVMFLMPDHVQGTVYRTSVAPNLKKGAALAFAHGFSVHFSQVEPPKDNDVFMVAPKGPGHLVRRMYTDGRGVPCLLAVEQDASGHARELGLAYACALGGGRAGVLCTTFAEETETDLFGEQAVLCGGITELIKAGFDTLVEAGYQPEIAYFECLNEMKLIVDLMYEGGMGWMRYSVSDTAKYGDLTAGKKVIDGRVRETMKTLLADVKDGSFAKDWMLENQCGRPRMKKWMQQEKSHPIEAVGKELRAMMPWMDAKSAPDA; encoded by the coding sequence ATGGCAACAGTACTGTACGACAGGGATGCGAACATGAAGGTTCTCGAGGGGAAAACGGTGGCCGTGCTCGGGTACGGAAGCCAGGGACACGCCCATGCCCAGAATCTCCGCGACAGCGGAGTCTCCGTGGTGGTGGGGCTTCACGAAGGCAGCAGATCCCGGGCGGCGGCCGAACGGGACGGCTTTGCGGTCCATTCAGTGGACGACGCCGTGAAAAACGCCGACGTGGTCATGTTCCTCATGCCGGACCATGTCCAGGGCACCGTCTACCGCACGTCGGTGGCCCCGAACCTGAAGAAGGGCGCAGCCCTGGCCTTCGCTCACGGCTTCTCCGTCCACTTCAGCCAGGTGGAACCCCCGAAGGACAACGACGTCTTCATGGTGGCCCCCAAGGGTCCCGGCCATCTCGTCCGGCGCATGTACACCGACGGTCGGGGCGTTCCCTGCCTTCTCGCCGTGGAACAGGACGCTTCAGGACACGCCCGGGAACTGGGACTGGCCTACGCCTGCGCCCTCGGCGGCGGCAGGGCCGGTGTTCTCTGCACCACCTTCGCCGAGGAGACGGAGACCGACCTTTTCGGCGAACAGGCCGTGCTGTGCGGTGGCATTACCGAACTCATCAAGGCGGGGTTCGACACCCTCGTGGAGGCCGGATACCAGCCCGAAATCGCCTATTTTGAATGCCTCAACGAAATGAAGCTCATCGTGGACCTCATGTACGAGGGCGGCATGGGCTGGATGCGCTACTCCGTCAGCGACACCGCCAAGTACGGCGACCTCACCGCCGGCAAAAAGGTCATCGACGGCAGGGTCAGGGAGACCATGAAGACTCTCCTTGCGGACGTAAAGGACGGCTCCTTCGCCAAGGACTGGATGCTCGAGAACCAGTGCGGCCGGCCCCGGATGAAAAAGTGGATGCAGCAGGAGAAGAGCCACCCCATCGAGGCGGTGGGCAAGGAACTTCGGGCCATGATGCCCTGGATGGACGCCAAGTCGGCCCCCGACGCCTGA
- the ilvB gene encoding biosynthetic-type acetolactate synthase large subunit, protein MKMTGARMVVEALAIEGVKCVYGIPGGSVIPLYDALYDAPFAHILMRHEQAAAHAADGYARASGKPGVCICTSGPGFTNILTGLATAFMDSVPLVAISGQVATHLIGTDAFQESDTFGSSLPAVKHSFLVRSVEELPAALKGAFEIAVSGRPGPVLVDLPVDIQKAQGEFVYPEHALFGEDRLKMQTDLSRADEAASLLRNAERPVILAGGGILSSGASGFLLRLAEKCAIPVATTLMGKGAFPEDHPLSLGMAGMHGTPWANLALSEADVLFAVGTRFSDRTTGRLDCFVKDAAVIHGDIDEAEFDKIVPCRVHLLGDAKAILGTVTEELGECRRDEWAAAVERWKEEYPLSDPGSADFIPSSVLEAVRRSAKDRWPVVADVGQNQMWTALFYKTNEPGTFLTSGGLGTMGYALPAAMGASLARNRTPVLCFAGDGGFLMNCQELETCARYGIPVKIFVLNNGALGMVRQWQELFWNERYSGTTPLSPCRFAALAEALGVPGHTCTSMVELEGLLPDMLAAPGPALVDCRIPREELILPMVPAGAALKDFIYKVKV, encoded by the coding sequence ATGAAGATGACGGGAGCCAGGATGGTGGTGGAAGCCCTTGCGATCGAGGGAGTGAAGTGCGTGTACGGCATACCGGGAGGGTCGGTCATCCCCCTCTACGACGCCCTTTACGATGCCCCCTTCGCCCACATCCTCATGCGGCACGAACAGGCGGCGGCCCACGCCGCGGACGGGTACGCCCGCGCCTCGGGAAAGCCGGGGGTGTGCATCTGCACCTCCGGCCCGGGGTTCACCAACATCCTCACCGGACTGGCGACCGCCTTCATGGATTCCGTTCCCCTCGTGGCAATTTCCGGACAGGTGGCCACCCATCTCATCGGCACCGACGCCTTCCAGGAGTCGGACACCTTCGGGAGCAGCCTGCCGGCAGTGAAGCACAGCTTCCTCGTCCGATCCGTTGAGGAGCTCCCGGCGGCGCTGAAGGGGGCCTTCGAGATCGCCGTCTCGGGCCGCCCCGGCCCCGTGCTCGTGGATCTGCCCGTGGACATCCAGAAGGCCCAGGGCGAGTTCGTCTACCCTGAACATGCCCTTTTCGGCGAAGACCGTCTTAAGATGCAGACCGATCTGTCCAGGGCGGACGAGGCAGCCTCCCTCCTCAGAAACGCAGAGCGGCCGGTGATCCTCGCGGGGGGCGGCATCCTCTCCTCCGGGGCTTCCGGCTTCCTCCTCCGCCTGGCGGAGAAATGCGCCATTCCCGTGGCTACCACCCTCATGGGGAAAGGGGCCTTCCCCGAGGACCATCCCCTCTCCCTGGGCATGGCGGGCATGCACGGCACCCCCTGGGCCAACCTCGCCCTTTCGGAGGCGGACGTCCTCTTCGCGGTGGGCACCCGGTTCAGCGACCGCACCACCGGCAGGCTCGACTGCTTCGTCAAAGACGCCGCCGTCATCCACGGCGACATCGACGAGGCGGAGTTCGACAAGATCGTCCCGTGCCGGGTGCACCTCCTCGGCGACGCAAAGGCCATCCTCGGCACGGTCACGGAAGAGCTCGGGGAATGCCGCCGGGACGAGTGGGCGGCCGCGGTGGAACGGTGGAAGGAGGAATACCCTCTCTCCGACCCCGGTTCCGCGGACTTCATTCCCTCATCGGTCCTGGAGGCCGTCCGCAGGTCGGCGAAGGACCGGTGGCCCGTGGTGGCCGACGTGGGCCAGAACCAGATGTGGACCGCCCTGTTCTATAAAACGAACGAACCGGGAACCTTCCTCACCTCCGGGGGCCTCGGCACCATGGGATACGCCCTCCCGGCGGCCATGGGCGCCTCCCTGGCCAGAAACCGCACCCCCGTGCTCTGCTTCGCCGGAGACGGCGGATTCCTGATGAACTGCCAGGAGCTCGAAACCTGCGCCCGGTACGGCATCCCCGTGAAGATCTTCGTCCTGAACAACGGGGCCCTCGGCATGGTCCGCCAGTGGCAGGAACTCTTCTGGAACGAACGGTACTCCGGCACCACGCCTCTTTCCCCCTGCCGGTTCGCCGCCCTGGCGGAAGCCCTGGGCGTGCCGGGGCACACCTGCACGTCCATGGTCGAACTGGAAGGCCTGCTTCCGGACATGCTCGCAGCGCCCGGACCGGCCCTGGTTGACTGCCGCATCCCCAGGGAAGAGCTCATCCTCCCCATGGTCCCCGCGGGGGCGGCCCTGAAAGATTTTATCTACAAGGTGAAGGTGTAG
- a CDS encoding aldose epimerase family protein yields MSIRSDVLHGSAACVASGFFGNTAGGERVFLHTLANGGITVRCLDFGGAVHSIEIPDRSGRAENVVLGFDGLKDYEHDRSWCGVLCGPVAGRVAGASVPLGEKVLSLEANEGTTCLHSGSAGFSKSVWKGMTFCDGRIAGVRFSLSTLPGEWGFPGVLSVKAVYTLDGGGRLSLEWEAWSSEDTLFAPTFHGYFNLGGPVSVSVEDHRLLLRAGRYMPLDGHSLPRLPEPVGGTPFDFRSPRAPLPAEKFDHPFLPDEGRGADVPCAVLDHLPSGRRMELFTDQPAVVFYGGRSLSPDQVFSGGRQGRPGLALALEPQWYPNAAALPGLPLPVLRKGERYTARSEWRFSLLPE; encoded by the coding sequence ATGTCTATACGAAGCGACGTACTGCACGGTAGCGCGGCATGCGTGGCCTCCGGCTTTTTCGGGAACACCGCGGGCGGGGAGAGGGTGTTTCTCCACACCCTGGCCAACGGCGGCATTACGGTGCGGTGTCTCGATTTCGGCGGGGCGGTCCATTCCATCGAGATCCCGGACAGGTCGGGCCGGGCGGAAAATGTGGTCCTGGGGTTTGACGGCCTGAAGGATTACGAGCATGATCGCTCCTGGTGCGGCGTCCTCTGCGGCCCCGTGGCCGGGCGCGTCGCCGGGGCGTCGGTGCCGCTCGGGGAAAAGGTGCTGTCCCTGGAGGCCAACGAGGGAACCACGTGCCTCCACAGCGGTTCCGCAGGCTTTTCCAAAAGTGTCTGGAAGGGCATGACCTTCTGCGACGGCCGTATTGCCGGCGTGCGCTTTTCCCTGTCCACCCTCCCCGGGGAGTGGGGGTTTCCCGGGGTGCTATCGGTGAAGGCAGTCTACACCCTGGACGGCGGGGGAAGGCTTTCCCTGGAATGGGAGGCGTGGTCGTCGGAGGATACCCTCTTCGCTCCCACCTTTCACGGCTACTTCAACCTCGGCGGTCCGGTTTCCGTTTCGGTGGAGGATCACCGCCTGCTTCTCCGGGCCGGGCGGTACATGCCCCTGGACGGGCACTCCCTTCCCCGGCTCCCGGAGCCGGTGGGAGGAACGCCCTTTGATTTCCGCTCCCCCAGGGCGCCTCTTCCCGCCGAAAAGTTCGACCATCCCTTTCTCCCTGACGAAGGCCGGGGGGCAGATGTTCCCTGCGCCGTCCTCGACCACCTGCCGAGCGGGCGGCGGATGGAGCTTTTCACCGACCAGCCGGCAGTAGTGTTCTACGGGGGAAGGTCCCTTTCCCCGGACCAGGTTTTTTCGGGGGGACGGCAGGGCAGGCCCGGACTGGCCCTCGCCCTGGAACCCCAGTGGTATCCCAACGCCGCCGCCCTGCCGGGTCTTCCTCTCCCTGTACTGCGGAAGGGAGAACGATATACCGCCCGGTCGGAGTGGCGTTTTTCCCTTCTTCCCGAATAG
- the mmsB gene encoding multiple monosaccharide ABC transporter permease produces MEKMKEMFMANIRQYAMMVALIFIVILFQYLTEGVLLRPLNITNIIQQNSYILILAIGMLLCILTGNIDLSVGSVAAFIGAVAATMMVTWKWPVLPSVLIALLLGVAIGCWQGYWIAYFRIPAFIVTLAGMLCFRGLTLVMLRGQTIAPMPQSFQKSISTFIPDILGGTDLNYTALAVVAAAILAFAFADLRSRRKKVACGFDVLSFPLWALKILSMGAVLMAFSWQLARHRGLPVVLVLLGSLVLIYSFITGKTVFGRHVYAFGGNEKAAKLSGIDTNRVFFLVYANMGLLAAVAGLVFMGRLNAASPMAGTNFELDAIGACYIGGASASGGIGTVAGAIIGGLIMGILNNGMSIVGVSIDWQQVVKGLVLLGAVAFDVYTKRRTAR; encoded by the coding sequence ATGGAGAAGATGAAAGAGATGTTCATGGCGAACATCCGCCAGTACGCCATGATGGTGGCGCTCATCTTCATCGTTATCCTTTTCCAGTACCTGACTGAGGGCGTGCTGCTCCGGCCCCTGAACATCACCAACATCATCCAGCAGAACAGCTATATTCTCATCCTCGCCATCGGCATGCTCCTGTGCATCCTCACGGGAAACATCGACCTCTCGGTGGGCTCCGTGGCGGCCTTCATCGGCGCCGTGGCCGCCACCATGATGGTCACCTGGAAGTGGCCGGTGCTGCCGTCAGTGCTCATTGCCCTGCTCCTGGGCGTGGCCATAGGGTGCTGGCAGGGGTACTGGATCGCCTACTTCCGCATCCCGGCCTTTATCGTCACCCTGGCCGGAATGCTCTGCTTCCGGGGGCTGACGCTGGTCATGCTGAGGGGCCAGACCATCGCCCCCATGCCCCAGTCGTTTCAGAAGTCCATTTCCACCTTCATTCCCGACATCCTCGGGGGTACGGACCTGAACTACACGGCCCTCGCCGTCGTGGCGGCGGCCATCCTGGCCTTCGCCTTCGCCGACCTGAGGAGCAGGCGGAAAAAGGTGGCCTGCGGCTTCGACGTGCTTTCCTTCCCCTTGTGGGCGCTGAAGATCCTCTCCATGGGAGCGGTTCTCATGGCGTTTTCGTGGCAGCTCGCACGGCACCGGGGCCTTCCGGTGGTGCTGGTGCTCCTGGGCTCCCTGGTGCTGATCTATTCCTTCATCACGGGAAAGACGGTCTTCGGACGGCACGTTTACGCCTTCGGCGGGAACGAAAAGGCGGCGAAGCTCTCCGGCATCGACACGAACCGGGTGTTTTTCCTCGTCTATGCCAATATGGGACTCCTGGCGGCGGTGGCGGGGCTGGTTTTCATGGGCAGGCTGAACGCTGCGTCCCCCATGGCGGGCACCAACTTCGAGCTTGACGCCATCGGCGCATGCTACATCGGAGGCGCCTCGGCGTCGGGGGGCATCGGAACCGTGGCCGGGGCCATCATCGGCGGGCTCATCATGGGCATCCTGAACAACGGCATGTCCATCGTGGGCGTCTCCATCGACTGGCAGCAGGTGGTCAAGGGGCTGGTGCTTCTCGGGGCGGTGGCCTTCGATGTCTATACGAAGCGACGTACTGCACGGTAG
- the mmsA gene encoding multiple monosaccharide ABC transporter ATP-binding protein: protein MAKELLLMRNITKTFPGVRALKDVCLDVEEGEIHAIVGENGAGKSTLMNILSGVYPSGEYEGEILFDGEPCAFRSIRDSEEKGIVIIHQELALVPYLSIAENVFLGNERARRGVVDWDETYTLTAGLLEKVHLNEKPSVLTKDLGVGKQQLVEIAKALSKDVRLLILDEPTAALNDEDSSRLLTLLLDLKAGGITSIIISHKLNEVEKIADRITVLRDGAVIETLDNGERTIREDRIIKGMVGREIVDRFPKRETRPSDEVALAVENWTVRDPLRPDCLKIKNVSFSVRRGEVVGLVGLMGAGRTELAMSIFGRSYGMDISGRILLGGEPAELPSPKEAIGRGMAYLTEDRKSSGLILIDDICRNISLASLSRLCGRKGVIDCNREVTAAEGLRKRLGIKTPSIFQKTGNLSGGNQQKTVLARWILADPDVLLLDEPTRGIDVGAKYEIYCIINELAAAGKAVVLISSEMPEVLGMSDRIYVMNEGRIVGELSREEASQEAIMKCIMQSNREVA, encoded by the coding sequence ATGGCGAAAGAACTCCTGCTGATGCGGAACATCACCAAGACCTTCCCCGGCGTGCGCGCCCTGAAGGATGTCTGCCTCGACGTGGAGGAGGGGGAGATCCACGCCATCGTCGGCGAGAACGGCGCGGGCAAATCCACCCTGATGAACATCCTCTCCGGAGTCTACCCTTCCGGAGAATACGAAGGGGAAATCCTCTTCGACGGCGAACCCTGCGCCTTCCGGTCCATCCGGGACAGCGAGGAAAAGGGAATCGTCATCATCCACCAGGAGCTTGCCCTGGTGCCGTACCTTTCCATAGCGGAAAACGTCTTCCTCGGAAACGAGCGGGCCCGACGGGGCGTGGTGGACTGGGACGAGACCTACACCCTCACCGCCGGACTTCTTGAAAAGGTTCACCTGAACGAAAAACCGTCGGTCCTGACGAAGGACCTCGGGGTGGGCAAGCAGCAGCTCGTGGAGATAGCCAAGGCTCTCTCCAAGGATGTCCGGCTGCTCATCCTCGACGAACCCACGGCCGCCCTGAACGACGAGGACAGCAGCCGTCTCCTGACGCTGCTCCTGGACCTCAAGGCCGGGGGGATCACCTCCATCATCATTTCCCACAAGCTGAACGAAGTTGAAAAGATCGCCGACCGGATCACCGTGCTTCGGGACGGCGCCGTCATAGAGACCCTGGACAACGGGGAGCGTACCATCCGGGAGGACCGGATCATCAAGGGAATGGTGGGCCGGGAGATCGTGGACCGATTCCCCAAACGGGAGACCCGCCCGTCGGACGAGGTTGCCCTTGCGGTGGAGAACTGGACCGTCCGGGATCCCCTCCGCCCCGACTGCCTGAAGATAAAGAACGTGAGCTTCTCCGTGCGACGGGGCGAGGTGGTGGGTCTCGTGGGCCTCATGGGAGCGGGGCGGACGGAACTGGCCATGAGCATCTTCGGCCGGTCCTACGGCATGGACATTTCGGGACGGATCCTCCTGGGAGGAGAGCCTGCGGAGCTTCCGTCGCCGAAGGAGGCCATCGGCCGGGGCATGGCCTATCTCACCGAGGACCGGAAGTCCTCGGGGCTGATCCTGATCGACGACATCTGCCGCAATATCTCCCTGGCAAGCCTGTCCCGCCTCTGCGGGCGGAAGGGCGTCATCGACTGCAACCGGGAGGTGACGGCGGCGGAGGGCCTCCGGAAGCGGCTGGGGATCAAGACGCCCAGCATCTTCCAGAAGACGGGAAACCTGTCCGGAGGAAACCAGCAGAAGACGGTGCTTGCCCGGTGGATCCTGGCCGATCCCGACGTGCTGCTTCTCGACGAGCCCACCCGGGGCATCGACGTGGGGGCGAAGTACGAGATCTACTGTATCATCAACGAGCTGGCCGCGGCCGGCAAGGCCGTGGTGCTCATCTCGTCCGAGATGCCGGAGGTGCTGGGGATGAGCGACCGGATTTACGTGATGAACGAGGGACGGATCGTGGGCGAGCTGTCCCGGGAAGAGGCCTCCCAGGAGGCCATCATGAAGTGCATCATGCAGAGCAATCGGGAGGTGGCCTGA
- the chvE gene encoding multiple monosaccharide ABC transporter substrate-binding protein: MKKAEEGVWIVMKKVLLALFALVLVFSSAALAADLVGVAMPTQSLQRWNEDGANMKKILEEKGYKVDLQYAENNVSTQISQLENMITKGCKVLIIASIDGTVLSDVLASAAAAKIPVIAYDRLIRQTPNVDYYATFDNFKVGVIQGKFIEEKLGLKEGKGPFNIEFFGGSPDDNNAYFFNGGAMSVLQPYLDSGKLVCQSGQTKMEQIAILGWKSEDAQARMDNLISKSYTDKKLHVVLSPNDSLAYGVAASLDNNGYIPGKDWPIITGQDCDRANVKNMIAGKQSMSVFKDTRALAAKVAEMVGDIMQGKAPEVNDTKTYDNGVKVVPSYLLEPVFADVNNYKALLLDSGYYKEEELK, from the coding sequence TTGAAGAAAGCTGAAGAAGGAGTGTGGATCGTCATGAAGAAAGTGCTTCTCGCTCTTTTCGCTCTTGTCCTGGTCTTCTCCTCCGCCGCACTTGCAGCAGATCTCGTGGGCGTGGCCATGCCCACCCAGTCCCTCCAGCGCTGGAACGAAGACGGCGCGAACATGAAGAAGATCCTCGAGGAAAAGGGATACAAGGTGGATCTTCAGTATGCCGAGAACAACGTGAGCACCCAGATTTCCCAGCTTGAAAACATGATCACCAAGGGATGCAAGGTCCTCATCATCGCCTCCATCGACGGGACCGTCCTCTCCGACGTCCTGGCCAGCGCCGCGGCGGCCAAGATCCCCGTCATCGCCTACGACCGTCTGATCCGCCAGACTCCCAACGTGGACTACTACGCCACCTTCGACAACTTCAAGGTTGGCGTCATCCAGGGAAAATTTATCGAGGAAAAGCTCGGTCTGAAGGAGGGCAAGGGGCCCTTCAACATCGAGTTCTTCGGCGGTTCCCCCGACGACAACAACGCCTATTTCTTCAACGGCGGTGCCATGAGCGTGCTGCAGCCCTACCTCGACAGCGGCAAGCTGGTGTGCCAGTCCGGCCAGACGAAGATGGAGCAGATCGCCATTCTGGGATGGAAGTCCGAGGATGCCCAGGCCCGGATGGATAACCTGATCTCCAAGTCCTACACCGACAAGAAGCTCCACGTAGTGCTTTCCCCCAACGACTCACTCGCTTACGGTGTCGCCGCTTCCCTCGACAACAACGGCTACATTCCCGGCAAGGACTGGCCTATCATCACCGGCCAGGACTGCGACAGGGCCAACGTGAAGAACATGATCGCCGGCAAGCAGTCCATGTCGGTCTTCAAGGACACCCGTGCCCTCGCCGCCAAGGTGGCGGAGATGGTGGGCGACATCATGCAGGGAAAGGCCCCCGAAGTGAACGACACCAAGACCTACGACAACGGCGTGAAAGTTGTTCCCTCCTACCTGCTCGAACCGGTCTTCGCCGACGTGAACAATTACAAAGCCCTGCTTCTCGATTCCGGTTACTACAAGGAAGAAGAGCTGAAGTAG
- a CDS encoding DUF6144 family protein: MFDVRKLQEQVIFEAVKAAGGEEAAEKIVFGDSGEAVSEDNAAWVKGTMARLEREFDRETVKRIRRSCQCGYGMDERIEFAKGLVASSSSMEEFAAGKGAKESGLSCVDGELYLQFPFCPCPMLADVDRLETDTWCQCTTGYSKVLFECAFGCEVDVELLKSVKMGDDVCLMKITPRGEVWKS; encoded by the coding sequence ATGTTTGATGTTCGGAAACTGCAGGAACAGGTCATTTTTGAGGCCGTGAAGGCCGCCGGGGGCGAGGAGGCGGCGGAGAAGATCGTTTTCGGAGACAGCGGGGAAGCTGTGTCCGAGGACAACGCCGCCTGGGTGAAGGGAACCATGGCCCGGCTGGAGAGGGAGTTCGACCGGGAGACGGTGAAGCGGATCCGGAGAAGCTGCCAGTGCGGGTATGGCATGGATGAGCGGATCGAGTTCGCGAAAGGCCTTGTGGCGTCTTCGTCCAGCATGGAGGAGTTTGCCGCCGGCAAAGGGGCCAAAGAGTCCGGCCTTTCCTGCGTGGACGGGGAGCTGTACCTGCAGTTCCCTTTCTGTCCCTGCCCCATGCTCGCAGATGTGGACAGGCTGGAGACGGATACCTGGTGCCAGTGCACCACGGGGTACAGCAAGGTCCTTTTCGAGTGTGCCTTCGGCTGCGAGGTGGACGTGGAGCTTCTGAAGAGCGTGAAGATGGGCGACGATGTCTGCCTGATGAAAATCACCCCCCGGGGTGAGGTCTGGAAATCCTGA